In Zobellia roscoffensis, the following are encoded in one genomic region:
- a CDS encoding UDP-2,3-diacylglucosamine diphosphatase has translation MKKRPIDIVVISDIHLGTYGCHAKELIKYLKSINPKQVVLNGDIVDIWQFNKRYWPKSHMKVVKLLMEWITKGVKVHYITGNHDEMMRKFSGFKLGSFSIVNKLVLTIHGKKAWIFHGDVFDVTMQHSKWLAKLGAIGYDTLILINSAVNFCYKKLGRGPVSMSKKIKNSVKSAVKFINNFEQTAADIAIENEFDYVICGHIHQPEIKSVQNDNGSVMYLNSGDWIENLTSLEYVKGEWKLYRYEDDMYIQAYNSDSNDHVEMLEKKELFQSLMAEFNDMVASKVSK, from the coding sequence ATGAAAAAAAGACCTATTGACATTGTCGTCATATCAGACATACACCTTGGCACATACGGATGCCACGCTAAGGAGCTGATCAAATATCTAAAATCCATAAACCCAAAACAAGTAGTCCTTAACGGGGATATTGTTGATATATGGCAGTTCAATAAACGGTACTGGCCCAAATCTCACATGAAGGTGGTAAAACTGCTCATGGAGTGGATTACAAAGGGAGTGAAAGTACATTACATTACAGGTAACCATGATGAAATGATGCGCAAGTTCTCCGGGTTTAAATTGGGGTCTTTCAGCATTGTTAATAAATTGGTTCTAACCATACATGGTAAAAAAGCCTGGATTTTTCATGGTGATGTTTTTGATGTTACCATGCAACATTCCAAATGGTTGGCCAAACTAGGGGCTATTGGTTATGATACCCTTATACTTATAAACAGTGCGGTAAACTTTTGCTACAAAAAACTTGGAAGAGGACCGGTTTCCATGTCAAAGAAAATAAAGAACAGTGTAAAATCTGCCGTAAAGTTCATAAACAACTTTGAACAGACCGCTGCGGATATCGCTATTGAAAATGAATTTGATTATGTGATCTGTGGTCATATTCATCAACCAGAGATTAAATCTGTTCAAAACGATAACGGTTCCGTTATGTACCTAAACTCAGGAGATTGGATAGAAAACCTTACATCTTTAGAATATGTAAAAGGGGAGTGGAAACTCTACAGATACGAAGATGACATGTACATTCAGGCCTACAACTCGGACAGTAACGACCATGTTGAAATGCTAGAGAAAAAAGAGCTTTTTCAAAGCTTAATGGCGGAGTTCAATGACATGGTCGCCTCAAAAGTAAGTAAATGA
- a CDS encoding TRAP transporter small permease, with amino-acid sequence MELRKNIDKVLAYFLVTIMGIMVLNVLWQVFSRFLLGSPSSFTDELARYLMIWIGILGAAYVSGKNLHVAIDVLPKRFSERTQKKLQLVVHWLVILFSLGALVIGGSRLVYITHVLDQHSPALQVPLSVVYLVIPISGILIIYYKISDLLND; translated from the coding sequence ATGGAATTAAGGAAAAACATTGATAAGGTCCTGGCCTATTTTCTCGTTACAATAATGGGGATTATGGTCTTAAACGTACTATGGCAGGTGTTCAGTAGGTTTTTATTGGGCTCACCAAGCTCTTTTACAGATGAGTTGGCAAGATATCTTATGATTTGGATCGGTATTCTGGGAGCGGCATACGTCTCCGGAAAAAACCTTCATGTAGCTATAGATGTATTACCCAAAAGATTTAGTGAACGCACTCAAAAAAAGTTACAATTGGTAGTGCATTGGTTGGTGATTTTGTTCAGCCTTGGAGCTTTGGTCATAGGTGGTTCTCGTCTAGTTTATATTACCCATGTGCTAGACCAGCATTCACCTGCTTTGCAAGTGCCATTATCCGTGGTGTACCTTGTAATTCCAATAAGTGGCATTCTTATAATCTATTATAAAATATCTGACCTTCTTAACGATTAA
- a CDS encoding TRAP transporter large permease, with translation MEYLPILVLVLSFVVLLGIGTPVAWSIAISSVLTMLVSIPVLPAFTTVSQRIGTGLDSFALLAIPLFILSGELMNKGGIAHRLIAFAKTMVGALPGGLALINIVSAMLMGAIAGSSMAAASAMGSILGPEMEREGYSREFGAAVNITAATTGLVIPPSNVLIVYSLASGGASIAALFLAGYIPGILTGLFLMIVASFWAKKKGYKVGKRSSLKEIFKTFVDALPSLFMLVVVIGGIVVGVFTATEASAIAVLYSLLLGFFYKEISFDRLPKILLDSTSTTAIVMLLIGASMSMSWALSYENIPQEISSGLLGISDNKIVILLIINLLLLFVGIFMDMTPAVLIFTPIFLPVVTKLGLDPVHFGIIMVLNLCIGLCTPPVGSVLFVGVGIANTTIEKVIKPLFPLFIAMIIALFLVTYIPQLSLWLPSLFDL, from the coding sequence ATGGAGTATTTACCAATTTTAGTCTTGGTGCTGAGTTTTGTTGTTCTATTGGGCATAGGAACTCCCGTGGCATGGAGTATAGCCATATCATCTGTTCTTACCATGTTGGTAAGTATTCCCGTGTTACCGGCATTCACAACTGTTTCGCAGCGAATAGGAACCGGACTTGATAGTTTCGCGCTGTTAGCTATTCCCTTATTCATACTCTCGGGAGAATTAATGAACAAAGGTGGTATTGCACACCGGTTGATAGCCTTTGCGAAGACCATGGTGGGGGCACTACCTGGTGGTTTGGCATTGATCAATATTGTTTCGGCTATGCTTATGGGGGCTATTGCAGGTTCGTCTATGGCAGCAGCATCCGCTATGGGCAGTATTTTGGGGCCTGAAATGGAAAGGGAAGGGTATTCCCGTGAATTTGGTGCAGCGGTGAATATAACGGCTGCTACAACGGGTCTGGTTATACCGCCCAGTAATGTACTTATTGTGTATTCCTTGGCAAGTGGTGGTGCTTCTATTGCCGCATTGTTCTTGGCAGGATATATTCCTGGGATACTCACAGGTCTTTTTCTAATGATCGTTGCTTCTTTTTGGGCAAAGAAAAAAGGCTACAAAGTGGGAAAACGTAGTTCTTTAAAAGAGATTTTTAAAACGTTTGTAGATGCATTGCCTAGTTTGTTTATGCTAGTTGTGGTTATTGGAGGTATTGTAGTAGGCGTATTTACCGCTACAGAAGCTTCCGCGATTGCCGTACTGTATAGCTTGCTATTGGGTTTTTTCTATAAGGAAATATCATTTGATAGGCTGCCTAAAATCCTGTTGGACTCTACTTCTACTACTGCAATTGTAATGTTGTTAATAGGTGCCTCCATGAGTATGTCATGGGCATTGTCCTATGAGAACATACCTCAAGAAATTAGTTCAGGACTTTTAGGTATTAGCGATAATAAGATTGTAATTCTACTAATCATTAACTTGTTATTGTTGTTCGTTGGTATTTTTATGGATATGACTCCAGCGGTCTTGATATTTACGCCGATATTTTTACCTGTGGTAACTAAATTAGGATTAGATCCAGTGCATTTTGGAATCATTATGGTACTGAACCTTTGTATTGGTCTTTGTACGCCTCCTGTGGGCTCGGTGCTCTTTGTTGGGGTGGGTATAGCAAACACCACCATAGAAAAAGTGATAAAACCACTATTTCCACTTTTTATAGCTATGATAATAGCACTGTTCCTAGTAACGTATATTCCTCAGCTTAGTTTATGGTTACCCAGCTTGTTTGATTTGTAG
- a CDS encoding fibronectin type III domain-containing protein, whose amino-acid sequence MKNKFVLLIINLLLGASVFAQKEKPELLVNPFLQDAMPNSIKVVWQTSSGEESIVEWGTTQKLGKKANGSAHDINFTESRVHEVQINGLKRFTTYFYRVRTGKVVSDIFQFKTPPFGSDDQSFNMLAMSDMQMDHQNPDKFSEIVNEGIIPYLKTEYGEALPENLALVMVPGDLVENGTKYDQWKSDFFDPAQNLFAEVPVYPVLGNHEINSSFYFKYFSLPKNGTPAYAEHWWYKDYGNTRIIGLNSNKGFRDIDEQYTWLEEVLAEAAKNEDIDFVFAQLHHPHKSELWIPGEEASSGKVVKLLEDFSTKTGKPSLHFFGHTHGYSRGQSKDHKHLWVNVASAGGAIDNWGEFEGRDYDEFTVTQDEYGFVMVEVDANKDNPKFTLKRISRGNANKFRANEKTDEITIYAKNHKPEAPKAISPKGENIPFKGTTLKAENFSSTFNDAYHAAANWQISTKPDFSELILDSWKQSENWYYLENRQKDDDLTDEPSKRLKPGTTYYWRVRYRDQHLNWSEWSNTLNFTTDKP is encoded by the coding sequence ATGAAAAACAAATTTGTATTACTTATCATCAATCTTCTATTAGGCGCATCGGTTTTTGCCCAAAAAGAAAAACCAGAACTGCTGGTAAATCCGTTTTTGCAGGATGCCATGCCCAACTCCATTAAGGTGGTTTGGCAGACTTCCAGCGGAGAAGAAAGTATCGTAGAATGGGGTACGACCCAAAAACTTGGCAAAAAAGCTAATGGCTCTGCTCATGACATCAACTTTACAGAATCGCGCGTTCATGAAGTTCAAATTAACGGCCTAAAACGCTTCACTACCTATTTTTATCGGGTACGCACAGGAAAGGTTGTTTCGGACATTTTTCAGTTTAAAACACCTCCTTTTGGCAGCGACGACCAATCTTTCAATATGCTTGCCATGAGCGATATGCAAATGGACCATCAAAATCCGGATAAGTTTTCAGAGATTGTAAACGAGGGTATCATTCCTTATCTTAAAACCGAGTATGGTGAAGCACTTCCCGAGAATTTAGCTTTGGTAATGGTGCCTGGGGATTTAGTAGAAAACGGCACCAAATATGACCAATGGAAAAGCGATTTTTTTGACCCAGCTCAAAACTTGTTCGCTGAGGTTCCTGTTTATCCTGTGCTTGGGAACCATGAGATAAACTCATCTTTTTACTTTAAATACTTCAGTCTTCCTAAAAACGGAACTCCCGCTTACGCCGAACATTGGTGGTACAAAGATTACGGTAATACCCGTATCATTGGTTTAAATAGCAACAAAGGTTTTAGGGATATTGATGAACAATACACTTGGCTGGAAGAAGTACTGGCAGAAGCAGCTAAAAATGAAGATATCGACTTTGTTTTTGCACAATTGCACCATCCGCATAAATCAGAATTATGGATACCTGGCGAAGAAGCATCTTCTGGAAAAGTTGTTAAGCTTCTTGAAGATTTTAGCACAAAAACAGGCAAACCTAGCCTACACTTTTTTGGACACACACATGGCTACTCCAGAGGTCAGTCCAAGGACCACAAACACCTTTGGGTAAATGTCGCTTCTGCAGGTGGCGCCATTGATAATTGGGGCGAATTTGAAGGTCGTGATTATGATGAATTTACGGTTACCCAAGATGAATACGGTTTTGTAATGGTAGAGGTAGACGCCAACAAAGACAATCCCAAGTTCACTTTAAAAAGAATCAGTAGAGGCAATGCAAATAAGTTCAGGGCTAACGAAAAGACGGACGAGATTACCATTTATGCCAAAAATCATAAACCTGAAGCCCCAAAAGCCATTTCCCCAAAGGGAGAAAATATCCCTTTTAAAGGAACGACACTTAAAGCGGAAAATTTTAGCAGTACTTTTAACGATGCTTACCACGCTGCTGCTAACTGGCAAATTTCTACAAAACCAGATTTTTCCGAATTAATTTTGGACAGCTGGAAGCAATCTGAAAACTGGTACTATCTTGAAAACAGGCAAAAAGACGACGACCTTACCGATGAACCTTCAAAACGATTAAAACCTGGTACAACCTACTACTGGCGTGTTCGCTATCGGGACCAGCACTTGAATTGGAGCGAATGGTCCAATACACTAAATTTTACAACGGACAAGCCATAA
- a CDS encoding glycosyltransferase family protein, with product MKVLYAIQGTGNGHLSRARDIIPSLQKNNIDLDILVSGTQADIKLPYPITYQLSGWSFIFGKKGGVDMWRTYEKTNSARIKKEIKSIPIEKYDLVINDFEPISAWACKSKKLPCVALSHQAAVISPNSPKPKKKDPLGKLILEKYAPSTTQYGFHFKTYGENMFKPIIRQDIRSTTRTLGEHYTVYLPSYSDEKLLKMLSQIKDVKWQVFSKHNQKEIFSNNITISPITNEAFVSSMASSKGVLCGAGFETPAEALHMQKKLLVIPMKGQYEQQCNAAALKEMGVPVIKSLKMKHLDKIKTWIDTDTKLDVHYPDITDEIIKSVLEKSLSLYKGK from the coding sequence ATGAAAGTTCTCTACGCCATACAAGGTACGGGAAATGGGCATTTAAGTAGAGCTCGAGATATTATTCCCTCCCTACAGAAAAACAATATTGATCTGGATATTCTGGTCAGTGGTACGCAAGCCGATATTAAACTACCCTACCCCATTACCTACCAACTGAGCGGATGGAGTTTTATTTTTGGAAAAAAGGGTGGTGTTGATATGTGGCGCACGTACGAAAAAACCAATTCTGCCAGAATAAAAAAAGAAATAAAGAGTATCCCTATTGAAAAATACGATTTGGTAATTAATGACTTTGAACCTATCTCCGCATGGGCTTGCAAGTCAAAAAAATTGCCCTGTGTGGCACTTAGTCATCAGGCTGCGGTTATATCTCCCAACTCACCCAAACCCAAGAAAAAAGACCCTCTAGGAAAGCTAATATTAGAGAAATACGCGCCGTCTACAACCCAATATGGTTTTCACTTTAAAACCTATGGAGAAAATATGTTCAAACCCATTATCCGTCAAGATATAAGGTCTACAACGAGAACACTAGGGGAACATTACACGGTTTATCTTCCTTCTTACAGTGATGAGAAATTGTTAAAAATGCTCTCGCAAATTAAAGATGTAAAGTGGCAAGTTTTCTCTAAGCACAACCAAAAAGAAATTTTCTCGAACAACATAACCATTAGCCCCATCACTAATGAGGCCTTTGTAAGCAGTATGGCAAGCAGCAAAGGTGTACTTTGCGGCGCAGGGTTTGAAACGCCTGCGGAAGCACTCCACATGCAAAAGAAACTTCTGGTCATACCTATGAAAGGCCAATATGAGCAACAGTGTAATGCAGCCGCTTTAAAAGAAATGGGGGTGCCCGTAATAAAATCCCTAAAAATGAAACATCTTGACAAAATTAAAACTTGGATAGATACGGACACCAAGTTAGACGTGCACTACCCTGACATTACCGATGAGATAATCAAGTCCGTTTTAGAAAAATCGCTATCCTTATATAAAGGCAAATAA
- a CDS encoding GH1 family beta-glucosidase encodes MTHTSEQSNFDLQPDDFGQDFIWGVSTAAYQIEGAHNIHGKGTSIWDDFVSKKGNIFEDQHGQIACDFYNRYRDDILLMKSMNIKHYRFSLSWSRILPDGTGRVNQKGIEFYNDVINFCLKCGITPWVTLYHWDLPQNLEDIGGWTNRKILDWFEDYVKICAKNFGDRVKHWMVLNEPMVFTGAGYFLGVHAPGKKGLKNFLPAIHHAVLCQALGGRLLRKMVSDAIIGTTFSCSQITPQSDSKRDMKAADKADALLNRLFLEPSLGLGYPDESIAVLKKIKKYEQPEDAQNSIFEFDFIGIQNYTREVVRHSYTVPYLRAKIVKAPERNVQTTLMDWEVHPPSIYEMLKKFNTYRGVKKILITENGAAFEDTMEAGEVNDIERTNYLKSYLKQVHKASSEDLKISGYFVWTFTDNFEWAEGYYPRFGLVHIDFDTLERTIKASGKWYSTFLGRKKS; translated from the coding sequence ATGACGCATACGAGTGAGCAATCAAATTTTGACTTGCAACCTGATGATTTTGGACAAGATTTTATTTGGGGTGTATCTACCGCCGCCTACCAGATTGAAGGCGCCCACAATATTCACGGAAAGGGTACGTCTATTTGGGATGATTTTGTATCCAAAAAAGGGAACATTTTTGAGGACCAACACGGGCAAATAGCCTGTGATTTCTACAATAGATATAGGGACGATATTCTTTTAATGAAGTCGATGAATATTAAACATTATCGGTTTTCATTATCATGGTCTAGAATTCTACCTGACGGAACGGGTAGGGTAAATCAAAAAGGCATAGAGTTCTATAATGATGTTATTAATTTTTGCCTTAAGTGCGGCATTACCCCATGGGTAACCCTTTACCACTGGGACCTACCCCAAAATCTAGAGGATATAGGAGGTTGGACCAATAGGAAAATATTAGATTGGTTTGAAGATTACGTGAAAATCTGTGCCAAAAACTTTGGTGACCGCGTGAAGCATTGGATGGTCCTTAACGAACCTATGGTTTTCACCGGCGCAGGATATTTTTTAGGCGTACATGCCCCGGGCAAGAAAGGGCTCAAAAATTTTCTACCTGCTATACACCATGCCGTGCTATGCCAAGCTTTAGGAGGAAGATTGCTTCGTAAAATGGTCTCCGATGCCATAATTGGGACTACTTTCTCTTGTTCGCAAATTACACCTCAATCGGATAGTAAAAGAGATATGAAAGCAGCGGATAAAGCAGATGCTCTTTTAAACCGACTTTTCCTTGAACCCAGCTTGGGTCTAGGTTACCCTGACGAGAGTATAGCCGTTCTTAAAAAGATTAAAAAATACGAACAACCGGAAGATGCCCAAAACAGCATTTTTGAGTTTGATTTTATCGGTATTCAAAACTATACCCGAGAGGTGGTTAGGCATAGCTATACCGTTCCCTATTTAAGAGCAAAGATTGTAAAAGCACCGGAACGCAATGTACAAACTACGCTTATGGATTGGGAAGTTCATCCTCCCAGTATTTATGAAATGCTGAAAAAATTCAACACCTACAGAGGCGTGAAAAAAATATTGATTACCGAAAATGGCGCCGCTTTTGAAGATACCATGGAAGCGGGAGAAGTGAATGATATAGAACGCACTAACTATTTAAAAAGCTATTTAAAACAGGTGCATAAAGCGAGTTCGGAAGACCTAAAAATTTCAGGTTACTTTGTGTGGACATTTACCGATAATTTTGAGTGGGCTGAGGGATATTACCCTAGATTCGGTTTGGTACATATCGATTTTGATACGTTGGAACGTACCATTAAAGCTTCGGGAAAATGGTACAGTACTTTCTTGGGAAGGAAAAAGAGCTAA
- a CDS encoding TRAP transporter substrate-binding protein — translation MKLNLKFVFFAMGILLFSGCGELGGNRTIRLAHGLDVNHSVHKAMVKMGEDLKELSGGKMVLEIYPNQQLGTERQCLELLQIGSLDMTKVSVGTLENFAPKMKVLGLPFLFRDRQHSFDVLDGPIGQELLNDGEQYWLKGLGYYDAGSRSFYTKDRPINNPDDLAGLKIRVMESVTAMDMVKDLGGSPTPISWGELYTALQQGVVDGAENNPPSFYLSRHYEVCKFYTLDEHTVLPDVLLAGTHLWESLSQEEQSWLKKAVDGSIGYQRKLWAESEDEALAEVEKAGVEIIRPDKTLFSDKIKDSFDKYKEDEVIYKLIQEIQATK, via the coding sequence ATGAAATTGAATCTAAAATTTGTTTTTTTCGCCATGGGGATACTTTTGTTCTCCGGCTGTGGTGAGTTAGGCGGTAATCGTACTATTCGTTTGGCTCATGGGCTAGATGTAAACCACTCGGTTCATAAGGCCATGGTGAAAATGGGGGAAGACCTAAAAGAGCTTTCCGGTGGAAAAATGGTATTGGAAATCTATCCCAACCAACAATTAGGAACGGAACGTCAGTGTTTGGAATTGCTCCAAATCGGAAGCTTAGATATGACCAAAGTGTCCGTAGGAACCCTTGAAAACTTTGCACCGAAAATGAAGGTGCTGGGCCTGCCGTTTCTCTTCAGGGATAGACAACATTCTTTTGATGTTTTAGATGGCCCAATTGGGCAAGAACTGTTGAACGATGGTGAGCAATATTGGCTTAAAGGTTTAGGGTATTATGATGCGGGAAGCCGTAGTTTCTATACTAAAGACCGTCCCATTAACAATCCTGATGATTTAGCAGGACTGAAAATCCGGGTTATGGAAAGTGTAACCGCCATGGATATGGTTAAGGATTTAGGAGGTTCTCCAACACCAATTTCTTGGGGGGAACTGTATACTGCCTTACAGCAAGGTGTGGTTGATGGTGCTGAGAATAACCCGCCTAGCTTCTATCTTTCCAGACATTACGAGGTTTGCAAATTCTATACGCTAGATGAGCACACGGTTTTGCCAGATGTATTATTGGCCGGAACCCATTTATGGGAAAGTTTATCCCAAGAAGAACAGAGTTGGTTAAAGAAAGCTGTAGATGGCTCCATAGGTTACCAGCGTAAATTATGGGCAGAATCCGAAGATGAAGCTCTGGCCGAAGTTGAAAAGGCAGGAGTGGAAATCATTAGACCGGATAAAACCCTCTTTTCTGACAAAATAAAAGATTCGTTTGATAAGTATAAGGAAGACGAGGTCATCTACAAATTGATTCAAGAAATACAAGCAACCAAATAA
- the uxaC gene encoding glucuronate isomerase: MTKFLDDNFLLESKQAQSLYHDYAVKMPIIDYHNHLPPKDLAENKVFGNITNAWIDGDHYKWRAMRTLGVNEKYLTGNASDREKFAKWGETVPHTMRNPLYHWTHLELSRYFGITDTLSSKNASSVYDATTEMLQSQEFTSRGLIRKMNVDVLCTTEDPTDTLEYHQQLAKSDFKTKVSTAFRPDKAILIGSETYNDYIDSLEKVSDTEITTYDRLCDALRKRIEYFNSNGCFVCDHGLSHLYAEDFTETEVKSIFKKRREGEQVSAKEAAKFQSAILLYLSETYHEFGWVQQFHLGALRNNNTRMLSELGPDTGWDSIGDYTQAESLSKFLDTLDSKDKLTKTILYNLNPRDNALMATMAGNFNDGSVKGKVQWGSGWWFLDQKDGMIDQINTLSNMGLISCFVGMLTDSRSFLSFPRHEYFRRILCNLFGNEMAKGELPNDMEWIGKMVQNICYNNAKEYFDL; this comes from the coding sequence GTGACTAAATTTTTAGACGACAATTTCTTACTGGAAAGTAAGCAGGCACAATCGCTCTATCACGACTATGCCGTTAAAATGCCAATAATTGATTATCACAATCACCTGCCACCAAAAGACTTAGCGGAGAATAAGGTTTTTGGCAATATCACCAATGCTTGGATAGATGGTGATCATTACAAATGGAGGGCAATGAGAACTCTCGGGGTCAATGAAAAGTACCTTACCGGTAATGCTTCCGATAGGGAGAAATTTGCTAAATGGGGCGAAACGGTGCCTCACACCATGCGAAACCCATTGTATCATTGGACGCATTTGGAGCTTTCTAGATACTTTGGTATTACGGATACACTTAGTAGTAAAAATGCGTCTTCAGTTTATGATGCTACTACGGAAATGCTACAATCCCAAGAGTTTACTTCTAGAGGGCTTATTCGTAAAATGAATGTAGATGTACTCTGCACAACAGAAGACCCAACAGATACATTAGAATACCATCAGCAGCTGGCCAAAAGCGACTTTAAAACTAAAGTTAGTACGGCTTTTAGACCGGACAAAGCTATTCTAATTGGTAGTGAGACCTATAATGATTATATAGACAGTCTTGAAAAAGTGTCGGATACGGAAATTACTACGTATGATAGACTTTGCGATGCTTTACGGAAACGTATTGAGTATTTTAATTCTAATGGTTGTTTCGTGTGCGACCACGGATTGTCTCATCTTTACGCTGAGGACTTTACGGAGACAGAAGTAAAATCAATTTTTAAGAAAAGAAGGGAGGGAGAGCAGGTTAGTGCAAAGGAAGCTGCAAAGTTTCAAAGTGCTATTTTGCTGTATCTTTCAGAAACTTATCATGAGTTCGGTTGGGTTCAGCAGTTTCATTTGGGAGCCCTTAGAAATAACAATACAAGGATGTTATCCGAACTTGGCCCTGATACGGGTTGGGATTCCATAGGCGATTATACGCAAGCGGAAAGTTTATCGAAATTTCTTGATACACTGGATAGCAAGGATAAACTTACCAAAACAATACTTTATAATTTAAACCCTCGTGACAATGCCTTAATGGCAACTATGGCGGGTAATTTTAATGACGGTAGTGTAAAGGGAAAAGTACAGTGGGGTTCCGGTTGGTGGTTCTTAGATCAAAAAGATGGTATGATCGATCAGATCAATACGCTTTCCAATATGGGATTGATAAGTTGTTTTGTGGGAATGCTCACAGATTCAAGAAGTTTTCTGTCCTTCCCGAGACACGAGTATTTCCGTCGTATTTTATGTAATCTTTTCGGTAACGAGATGGCTAAAGGAGAATTGCCTAATGATATGGAATGGATAGGTAAAATGGTCCAAAATATCTGCTACAATAACGCTAAAGAGTACTTTGACCTCTAA